From a single Larimichthys crocea isolate SSNF chromosome XIII, L_crocea_2.0, whole genome shotgun sequence genomic region:
- the fabp4a gene encoding fatty acid binding protein 4a — translation MVDKFVGTWKMVTSDNFDDYMRAIGVGFATRQVGNRTKPNLIVTMDEQGTVSMKSQSTFKTTEIKFKLNEPFEETTADDRKTTSVVSLENGKLVQKQSWDGKETNIEREIADGKLVAKCRMGDVVAVRTYVKEA, via the exons ATGGTTGATAAGTTTGTTGGCACGTGGAAGATGGTCACCAGCGATAACTTTGATGACTACATGAGAGCTATTG GTGTGGGATTTGCGACCCGGCAGGTGGGCAATCGGACCAAACCCAACTTGATAGTGACCATGGACGAGCAGGGGACTGTATCCATGAAGTCTCAGAGCACCTTCAAAACTACTGAAATCAAGTTCAAGCTCAACGAGCCGTTCGAAGAGACGACCGCAGATGACAGGAAGACCACG AGCGTGGTGTCTCTGGAAAACGGTAAACTTGTGCAGAAACAGAGCTGGGACGGCAAAGAGACGAATATCGAGAGGGAGATCGCAGATGGGAAACTGGTAGCG AAATGCAGAATGGGAGACGTGGTCGCAGTGAGGACGTACGTCAAGGAGGCATGA